The region TATCTGAGATTCAATTTTACTTAATCTATTATTAAGTGATTTTAATTTTTTTTGATCTTCGTAAGAATTGGTTTTCTCTTTAGGCTTATCTTTAATAACATTACGTTTTTCTACTTCTCTTAAGTTTTCAACGTTTCGTTCTTCTAAATAAAAATCGATATCCCCTAAATATTCTTTTATTTTATGGTCTTTAAATTCAATAACTTTATCGGTTAAATTTTGAAGAAAATCTCGATCGTGGGAGACTAAAAGTAGCGTACCTTCAAAACGTTTTAAGGCTTCCTTTAATACATTTTTAGATTTAATATCGAGGTGATTAGTAGGCTCATCCATAACCAACACATTAAATGGTTGTAGCATTAATTTAGCAAGGGCTAAGCGGTTACGTTCACCTCCAGAAAGTACACGTACATATTTATCGGCTTCTTCTCCTCTAAACAAAAACGACCCTAAAATATCTCTTACCTTACTTCTATTTTTTTCATTTGCAGCATCAATCATGGTATCTAAAACCGTTTTATTACCATCTAAATATTCGGCTTGGTTTTGAGCGAAATACCCAATTTGTACATTATGACCTAACTTTAAATGTCCACCATGTTTTAATTCTCCTACGATGATTTTAGCTAAAGTAGATTTTCCCTGTCCATTTTGACCAACAAATGCTATTTTGCTATCGCGTTCTACATGTAAACTTACACCCTGAAGCACTTTTTTATCGCCATATTCTTTTACAATATTGTTAGCTTCTACAACCACTTTCCCTGGTGTAACAGATACCGGAAAATTTAATGTCATTACACTATTATCATCTTCATCTACCTCTATACGATCAATCTTATCTAATTTTTTAATTAGTGATTGCGCCATGGTAGCTTTAGAAGCTTTTGCACGGAATTTTTCGATTAATTTTTCTGTTTGCTCAATTTGTTTTTGCTGATTTTTTTGAGATGCAATTTGCTGATCTCTAATCTCTTGTCGCAATACCAAAAATTTAGAATACGGCTTAGGGTAATCGTAAATTCTACCTAAAGATATTTCAATAGTACGGTTAGTAACATTATCTAAAAACATTTTATCGTGAGACACAATAGCTACTGCTCCTGGATAATTTTTAAGAAATCCTTCTAACCATATTATAGATTCAATATCTAAGTGGTTAGTGGGCTCATCGAGTAATAAGATATCATTATTTTGAAGTAATAATTTAGCTAATTCTATTCGCATTCGCCAGCCTCCGGAAAACGTATCTGTTAATTTTTCAAAATCTTCACGCTGAAATCCTAATCCTTGTAAAATACGTTCTGTATTCCCTTGGTAATTATAACCCCCAATAATTTCATATTGGTGTTGTAGATCGTTTAAATCGACCATGAGTTGGTGGTAGGATTCACTTTCATAATCTGTACGAGTTACAAACTGTTCGTTTATATACTCCATTTTAGCTTCAAGATCTTTAATCTCTGTGAAAGCTTGGTAGGCTTCTTCTAACACAGTACGTCCTAAAACAAAATCTATATCTTGTCTTAAAAACCCTATTTTTAAATCTTTATCTGCAGAAATTTGTCCAGAGTCTGGCTCTAAATCTTTAGATATAATTTTCAGCATGGTCGATTTACCTGCACCGTTTTTTCCTATTAAGCCCACGCGATCGCCTTGACTTAATTTAAAGGTTATTTCTTCAAATAAATATTCACCCTGAAATGAAATAGAGAGGTTATGTATATTAAGCATAGAATTGTTACAAATGTTACCAAACTATAAGCGATTAAATCTTAAGTTTGTATTATAAATTAGATTGTAAAAATACATTAAATAAAATGTTTACAAAAGGATCCAAAATATATAGTATGATAACTGGTGTTTGTCCAAAATGTCATCAAGAATCTATGTATGTTAGTAAAAATCCATATAAATTAGGAGACGTATTAAAAATGCATGAACAATGTTCTCATTGCCATACTAAATATAAAATAGAACCTTCTTTCTTTTATGGTGCTATGTATGTTAGTTATGCAGTTGGTATTGCTTTTGCTGTTGCTGCCTTTATAATTAGTTATTTATTTATTGGTACAGATTTAGTGACCTCCTTTATAGCTATAGTATTTACTTTAATTGTTTTTACACCTATTATTATGCGTTTATCCCGTAATATATGGATAAATATGTTTATGAGCTTTGATAAGAGCTTACTAAATAAAACAAAAAATTAAGATTTAATAAAAGCGTGTTATATTAATATCTGGATCTAAATTCCCGCCATGTTCTATAACGTTATATAGTTGTTTAGCTACGTATGGCCCAATTAGCACACCGCGAGTTCCTAGACCGTTTAAAACATACATATGCTTGTGTTCTAAGTGTTCTCCCACAATAGGACGTCTATCTTTTACTGTTGGTCTTACGCCTGCCAAATGTTTAACCACAGTAAAATCGCATTTTAAAAAACTCTTTAATTTATCTAATAATTCTGTTTTTCCAGCTTCGGTAGTTTCATCAGTCTTATCTGTCCATTGGTAAGTTGCTCCAACTTTATACAAATCGTCTCCTAAAGGAATTAAAAACACACTAGTTTTTAGAATACAAGACATTTTTAAATCTGGTGCATGGATTACTAATAATTCTCCTTTTGCTCCTACCATAGGTAGTATATTAAAAAATGGATTCTTTTTAATACCAAAACCTTCGGCAAAAACAATATGTTTTGCTTTTACTGTATTATAAATAAACCCTGAATTTTCAATTTTAAGTGTATTATATTGAAAATCACTTGTGTCTAGCTCCTCCTGTTTTTGTAAATAAATTTTATAAGCAGAAATTAATTGCGCGGTATCTATCCGACCGGAATCAAAAACTTCGCCGTAACCAAATTTTGCATCAATCGCAGCAGTGGTATTTTTTATTAATTTGGTAGATATAAACTCTCCTACATTAGGTTTATCTGAAGCAGCAAACCAATCGTTTTGTTCTTCTGAAGATAGAAAACGGCGATATACAGAGGTTTTATAGTCTAATTTTACGCCCAATTTATCTTCTAAAGTCTGATAAAATGGTAAAGCTATTGCTAATTGTTCTTTTGCTTTCCATACTGACGTAAAACGTTTTAAAACCACAGGATTATAAACTCCTCCTGCGACTGTAGACGAATTTTGTGAATGATTATCAAAAACTAAAACAGAGCCATTATTTCGCTTAATTTCTTCTATAAAAGATATCCCTGCTAACCCGCAACCCACAATTATGTAATCTACTTCTTTCATACACCAAAGATACGTGGATTAAATTCTGAGCAAAAAAAAAGCTCGTAAATTACGAGCCTTTTTTAAAAGTTTATATAAATGGTATTAATAAGACCACATATCAAGTTCAAAATTTCTAATACTTTCTTTAATTCTATCAGATTCTAATAACTGCATTAAAGCATTATCTGCTATGTACTCTGTAACTTCTCTGTCTCCAAATACGTTTTCCTCTTTAAAAATATATCCATTAAAGCGTCTAGAATTAAGAATATGATCAAAAGAAAACGGCACTGCACTATTATTATCATTAAAAGCCTTAGCTTCGTGTAACACTTGTCTTGCATCTGGATAAAAAATCCAAAATAAAGGAATTAACTCTTTATTATTTGGGTCGTTAAGAAAGTTAACATCCGGTGCAACTGGTGCTATACCCAGTAAACGATATTTTAATTCAGACTGACGCTTATCAAAATACCATAAACCTTTAATCCAATATTCAGCAACATCGTAAGACGAAATTTGTTGTTTATTAATATATTGCTCATCTACAACCCCTTCTGCGTTATATTGTTCGTACCCCATATCAGTAGTATCTACTAAGACTAAAGCATCTTGAATATCTCCTAATGTTCTCTTTGTTGTAAAGTAAGAATCATCATAAATATTTTCGATTTCGCCTTGTTTAATAGCTTTGATTAGAACATCATAAAGAGAGCGTCTGTTACTTCCAATATTATTAGTATCTACAGGATAATATAATGGGAAGTTTACACGCTCATCTAACACAACTTTTTCCCAAACCATTTTAGAGAATAATAGGTCACGATCGTCAACATAACCATATTCTAACGGTTTATCATTATCTAATGATTTTTGAGCATCAGTTCTTAAACCGATTTCTTCTGGGCTTTTTGCATTTAATATATTTGCTTGCGCAAAAGAAGCTGAAGCTATAAATATGCTACACAGGGTTAATAAAAAACTTTTATAATTCATTATTTAAAATTTTAAAATGTTGTGCTAATTTTTTCTTTTTGAGATATTCTAAACAATATAATTTTAGTTAGAAAGCTCTATTAAAATTGGAGATACTTTTTTCAATTTATAAGATGAATTACCATTGATTTGAGCAGAGATATCAAAAATTGTTACAGCCTCTCCTCGTTTAGCTTTACGTAATGCAGCTTCTGCTCTACTATTAAGCTTAGTTCCTCCAACTGTAATTGTAGGTTGTCCAGGTATTTTAATTTTAAAAGATGTTACTTTTAAAGGTAAGTCGAAATCAAAATCATCTAATTTTGCTCCAATAGTAGCAGATGCTAAACTATTACGCTGCATAGACACATTTCCAGACTCTCCACGAATAGTTCCTGTTGGGCTTGGAATATCCTTAATTCTAAATGTAGCTTTATCAGACACTTTGTTTCCATCAGGTAAAACTCCGCTTACGTTAATAGTAACTTCTCTTCCAGAACCTGGATTCATTATATATTTACCATTACCAGAACCTTTCTTTAAACCAGGCGCGCTTGCATTTACTTTGTTATCTGCAATACCTGCAAAAGTAATAGTCATTGGGTTTGCAACACCACGATATACTACATTCATCTTATCTGCAGAGATTGTTGCTGCATTTGGCTTAGAAATAGTAGCAAAAGTAGATTTTACAGGCACTTCTACAGACTCTCCATCTTGTAAAAATGTTAATTTACCTTCAATAACATGTTCTCCAGCACTTCCTGTACCAAAGTTTAATTTTACTTTACCATCTTCTACAGTATATTGCTCTTCAGTTAATGGTCTTCCGTCTAGAGTTAATTCAACTTTATTTGGTTTTGTAGAACCATCTTTACGACCTAATACAATGTTACCATCAAAAGTTTCTCCATTAAAGTATGCAGATTTAGACGTTTCTAATAAAGTTGTATAGTTAGTCATAGAAGCTTCAGCTGCTAAAGACCCTGCTAACATATTATTTAAAACTTCTGAATTTGTTGTTTTAAGATCTGATTGTAATTGAGTAATCTTTGTTAAAGAAGCAACTAAAGGATATCCTTTATAATTGTATTCTAACCAATCTACTTCAATACCATCTCTATTTTCTACTGGAGATGTACTAAATTTCTTTTTAACATCTGCTGCCATGGGAGCTAATTTAGGATCTGATTCTAAAACAGCAACAGTCCCATCTCTAAATTTAGCGATTTGATTTAAGAATTCTTCACCTTCTGGCTTATAGTTATCGCCTTGAAAAAAGTGATTATCTAAGAAATCTCCTTTATCCATAGTTTCATAATCCGTAGCATCATCTAGGTCTGCTGTCATTTTTGTTTTTAAACCTTCTAGATACGAATTAAAGTCTTTACCTAACTCTTCAATTTTATCTGCCTTTTGTTTAAGGGGTTTAAATTTTTCCGGGTTTTCGTCTGCTTTCACAGCTAAATTAGCTAATAAAGCTTGATTACGAGCTGTTGCTAATTGGTTTGATTCAACCAATTTTTCGTTCATTAATCCAAATGCTGAAAGCACCTCTTTTGACATATTCAATGCTAACATCGCAATGAAAATTAAATACATCAAGTTAATCATTTTCTGCCTTGCAGATAAATTTCCTCCTGCCATTTCTAATTAGTTTTTTAAGTTAATAATGTATAGAACTTTAGATTCTAATTAGTATTTATTTTTTTACCATAGCAGAAAGCATTCCACCGTAAACACCGTTTAAAGATGATAAGTTAGATGCTAAAGATTGCATTTGATCTTTTAATTTTTGTGCATTTTCTACAGACTCTTTATTAATAGTTGCTTGACGAGAAACACTCTCTAATTGCACTTTATAAAGGCTGTTTAAAGATTCCATTTGAGATGCAGCGATAGACATTTCTTCACCATATTTTTTTGTAGAAGCAATAGAGTCTATTGTAGGATTAATCCCTTTTGCAGCACCTTCAAAGTTTTTAATACTAGTTCCTAAACTAGCCATTAAGTTTGCATCAATTTTAGCTTCTTTTAATAAGTTATCTAATTTTTTAGATAATAATCCTTCAGCATCTTTAGGTTCTTCTGCTTTACCTTTTACAGTTGCTTTAGGAGTTCCGCCTGCTAATTCAGGATAAACTTTAGACCAGTCTAATTCTTCTTCTACTGGTTCAAATGCAGATAATGCGAAAATAACCGCTTCTGCTACAAGACCAATAGTTAACATTAAGTTACCTGTTATAGGTCCAAATTCAATATGTGTAATCTTAAATAATGCTCCAATGATTACTACTGACGCTCCAAGACCATAGGCCATGTTCATCATTCTTTTTCCTGCTTTAGATTTTGCCATAATTTCTAATTTTTGTTTTTTTTTAAGGTTTTTACCTTAAAAGGTTGATTAATAATGATTAATTTAGGTTAAGTTAAATAATTATCTTCCTGAGTTACCTGTAATATCTGTTCCCATGTAATCTTGAACAGTTCTAAATCCAATGTAACTTCTTGCTGAATCAGCGTATTCGTAATCTCTTGAGCTAACTTGTAAAAAGTAAGCGACATCTTTCCAAGACCCCCCACGTACAACTTTACGTTGGTTAGAATTGTCGTTAACAATAGGGTTAATAGAAGATGAATATTCGTAAGATGCTGGGTCGTAAGATGAGTACACCCATTCTGCAACATTACCAGCCATATTATATAAATTATAATCATTAGGCTCGTAAGATTTAGCTTCTACTGTATATAAAGCTTGATCTGCTGCATAATCCCCTCTTAAAGGCTTAAAGTTTGCTAAGAAACATCCTCTGTCGTCTTTAGCATATGGTCCTCCCCAAGGAAAAGTTGCAGCTTGCAATCCACCACGAGCAGCATATTCCCACTCTGCTTCAGAAGGTAATCTAAAAGAGTTTACGTATTGTCTTTTTTTGTCTTTTTGGTATGCATTTTTATACAATGTTCTCCATTGGCAGAATGCATTGGCTTGTTTCCAGCTTACACCTACCACTGGGTATTCACCATAAGCATCATGCCAGAAATAATCATTATGCATTGGCTCATTATATGAGTAAGAAAAATCTCTTATCCAAGCTGTAGTATCTGGATACACCATTACTTCTTCTTGCACAATAACATCACTACGTTTAAGGTTTTTATTTTTCGCAGCTTTTTGAATATCTAGATAGGTATATTGAAATTTAAATTTATTAACATCCCAAGTACGTTGTCCGTTGTAAGATTCTTCTAAAGGAATGTGCATAGAGTCCATAACTTCTGTATAAAGCTCGTCTGGATATTCTGCTTGATCATAAATTAAATCTACGCGTTTATTCAATTTTCTCCCTTCGTTTCCTGTAGGCCCTAAACCACTATAATTGTCTAACATATACTTTTCATAGACAGTCATACTAGCGGTATCTGCATCTGTGTAAGCAAATTCTCCAATCCCACCATCTTCAGGAGTTTTTCCAACTTCATCTGCTAAATTGGCCAAACGTGTTCTGATTATAGAATCGCGAACCCAATTTACAAATTGTCTGTACTCTCCATTAGTAATTTCAGTTTCATCCATATAGAATGCACGAACTGTTACTGTTTTAGAAGGCGCATCTTGAATTCCTGCTAAATCATCATCGGCTTTACCCATAATAAATGATCCACCTGGAACTAAAGTCATTCCGTAAGGTTTTTCTGGATGCCACCTTTTTCCTTGAACTCCAACAAGTTCACCTCTGTCTCCAGAGCCACAACTCATTATTACTGTTAATACAACTGTTAATAATACTAATTTTTTCATATCCATAGAAAACTTGAGGTTATAATTGATACCTAAATTTTAGACTGTAAACATATTTATATATTTTTTAAAAAACAATTTTTTTGAGGAAAAATTAAACATTTCGTCGTAAAAAAGTGCATTTTATCGATAGGCAGTACGTTTCGTCTATTATTTTAGTCATTTAAACGCAATTTTTTTGATAAGCTTTGAACCAACGTTGAGGAATTTTGTTATTACAAGCATCTAAATAATCTTGATGCATACACGGTAATAACGTATGTCTTTTCAATTTATTATTAATTTCATTTAAAAAGGGGATCTCAATCCACCAGCGTCCAGTCTTGATGCTTTTGTAAAAATTGAGTTCTTGGGAGTCGACTAAGGTAATAAATTTTTGGTATATATGTTCATCTTTAAAGTCAGTATCTTCTACTCTATTATTAACGCCTTCAATAAAATACCAAATCATTTGAGAAATTAAAATACAAGTAATTTCATCGTCCTTAGAAGGTTTATATTCAAAAATACCGAGTGTACTTACTTTATTACTAATACCCGCATATCTAGTTATAGCGCATATTTCTTTACCGTCTAAACCATTTGGAGAAACTTTTTGATTTAAACTCACTTCTGAAGCTTTTATAGATCCTAAATCTACTGAGACAATATTTGCATCACGCATTACAGGTTCTACTAGCGTAATATCATTAGAGACTTGCCCCAATCTATAGGCTTCAAAATATAATGTTTCCATTAAATCTATCTGTTCCTGAGAATTAAAGTAAGTTTGATAGCCAATAGTTGCATAGTTAAATAAGTTATAGGGCTCTTCTAAGATAATTTTACCTACAAAACTATCGTTTTTAATAGGCTGTGTTAAATCTCCTAAATCAAAATTACGATCTACATTTACAAGGTTAACCATTGGAATAATCTTATCGAATGCACGATACATAGGGTATGTAAGATCTTGACTTCCGCCTAGTACAACTGGTATAATTTTTAATTTTACCAATTCTGAAACCGTTTCCTTTAAGGCGTAGTATGTGTCTTCTACAGTTTCTCCTTTATATATATCTCCTAAATCAGCTAATTTTGTACTCCAACTTCCTGGAAATAACTTATAGAAGGCATTGCGGATTTCGTTTAAATTAAAATCTTCTCCTATATAATTAACATCATTTCTATTTTCTAGAACCCCTAATAATACGATTTCTACACCTTCTAAATCAGGAATACCATGTTCTTTTGTATGTATTTTTATTTTTTTACCAATAGTTTGTGGCGATAACACCTCTGTATATGCAACAACAGCATCGGGTACTGGAGCCAAAAAATTAAGGTCGGCCATGAATTATTTCTTTTTTGCAGTGGTTGTCTTTTTCTTAGCTGTCGCTTTCTTTTTAGCTGCAGTTTTACGCTTTGGAGTTTTAGCTTCTATCATCGCCTTTGCTTCGTCTAATGTTATCTTTGTTGCATCAACAGTTTTGTCTAATTCAACCTTTACTTTTCCTTTTATAACATTATGCCTTCCCCAACGGGCTTTTTCTACACGAATACCTTCTTCTTCCCAGTTATGAACAACTTTATCAATTTCTTTCTGGATTTTTTCTTTTATTAACGTCACTATATCATCATCAGATAAATTATCCCAATCATATTTTTTGTTTACGTTAATAAACATATTGTTCCATTTAATAAAGGGTCCAAAACGTCCTTTTCCTTTTTGTACAGGTAAACCATCATACATATATATAGGTGCATCTGCTTTTTGTTTTTCTTTAATTAAAACAATAGCATCATCTAACTCTACACTTAAAGCATCGACACCTTTTGGTAAAGACACATAGGCATCTCCAAATTTAATATATGGTCCAAAACGACCATTATTTACAACCACAGGTTCCCCTTCATAAGTTCCTAAATCTTTAGGTAACTTAAATAAATCCAAGGCCTCTTCGAAAGTTATAGTATTTAATTGTTGGTCTGGCGACAAACTTGCAAATATTTTATCGTCTTCTTCGGCTGCGCCTATTTGAGCCATTGGTCCAAATTTACCTAAACGCACACTAACTTGGCGCCCAGTTTTAGGGTCTGTTCCTAAAATACGTTCTCCAGATTCGCGGTCTGCATTTTCTTGAACATCTTTTACATGAGGATGAAATTTAACATAGAATTCTTTCATCATCTCTGTCCAATTCTCTTTTCCTTCTGCTATATCATCAAAGTCTTCTTCAACTTTTGCTGTAAAATTGTAATCTAAAATACTTTCAAAATGATTTACTAAAAAGTCGGTTACAATCATTCCGATATCTGTTGGGACTAACTTCCCTTTATCTGAACCTACCTTTTCTGTAAGTAGCTTGTCTTTAACAGCACCTTCTTTTAGCGTAAGTTGTGTGTATTCACGCTCGACACCTTCTACAGTACCTTTTTCTACATAATTTCTATTTTGGATTGTAGAAATTGTTGGCGCATAAGTAGACGGACGACCAATACCTAATTCTTCAAGTTTCTTAACTAAAGAAGCTTCTGTATATCTATAAGGTGGTCGTGTATAACGTTCTGTAGCAGTAATATATTCGTTAAGAAGCGTTTCGTTAACTTTCATAGCAGGTAACATTCCTTCTTGTTCAGAATCTTCATCGTCTGTACCTTCTAAGTATACTTTTAAAAAGCCATCGAAAGTTATAACTTCCCCGTTTGCAGAAAATAATTCTTTATGTGTAGAAGCCGATATTTTAACATTGGTACGTTCTAATTGCGCTTCACTCATTTGCGAAGCTATGGCACGTTTCCAAATTAGCTCGTATAAACGGGCTTGATCTCTATCTATATCTACGGTGTGTAATGCAAAATCTGTTGGACGTATTGCTTCGTGAGCTTCTTGTGCTCCTTTTGCTTTACCTTTATAATTACGCTCTTTAGCATATTTTTTTCCGTAAGCATTTTCAATTTCTGCTTTAGCTCCTTTTCGTGCTTCGTCAGATAAGTTTACACTATCGGTTCTCATATAAGTAATTAAACCGGCTTCGTATAAACGTTGTGCCATAGTCATGGTTTTACTTACCGAAAAATACAGTTTTCTCGCTGCTTCTTGCTGTAGTGTTGATGTTGTAAATGGTGCAGCGGGCGATTTTTTAGCTGGCTTTTTTTCTAAATCTGAAACTTTAAAATCTGCATTAGCATTTTGTTCTAAAAATTTAAATGCGTCGGCTTTTGAGGCAAATGTTTTTGGTAATTTAGCTTTAAAGGTTTGCCCCTCTTCATTAGAGAATTCTGCATCTATACGGTAAGATGCCTCGGCTTTAAACTCTTGTATTTCGCGTTCACGCTCTACAATTAATCTTACAGACACAGATTGTACACGTCCGGCAGATAATCCGCCTTTTACCTTTCGCCATAACACTGGAGATAATTCGTATCCTACAATTCTATCTAAAACACGTCGAGCTTGTTGGGCATCTACCAAATGGTAATCTATACCACGCGGATTTTCAATTGCTTTTTGTATAGCCGATTTAGTAATTTCATGAAAAACAATACGTTTTGTTTTAGCTTTATCTAATTTTAAAGTCTCTGCCAAATGCCATGCTATAGCTTCTCCTTCGCGATCCTCATCACTTGCTAGCCAAACCATTTCGGCTTTCTTAGACAAATCTCTTAGCTTTTTAACAACTGATTTCTTATCGGAAGACACCTCGTATTTCGGACTAAAATCACCTTCTACATCTACACCTAATTCTTTAGAAGGCAAATCGGCAATATGACCAAAACTAGACTCTACTTTATAATCTTTACCTAAAAATTTTTCGATCGTTTTCGCCTTTGCAGGGGACTCCACTATTACTAAATTCTTCGCCATTTTTATTTTTTTGGTAGTACAAATGTATATCAAAAAAGCAACATCATCCTAATTTTAAAAGCATTCAGTACGATGAAAGGTTAAAAACTTCGATTTTCAACCTATAATTTTTCAATTTAATTATTAATTTTTTACGAAAAACACTAAGTTTTCCTATAAAACGGTTTCGCCTTTTAAATTTTTAAAGCCAAATGCTTCTTTATAAATTATATACAATAATAAGTATGTACGCAATATAATTTTTAAAGGTCTTATAAAATATAACACCTGTATTAATTGACCTTACATTATAACATACTACTGTACATTCATAATTAATGCTTTTTCAATGTATTTATACAAACATTATACACTCATTCTAACAAATAATCTTTTGTTTACATAATAAGAGAGACATTTATATCAATACCCAAACCTAATTCACTACCATATATGCTTAACTTAGCACACATTGTAAAATACTTTATAAAACTAACGGTTGTATATTTTAACAAAAAATTACTAGAAAATTAAACTGACACTTTGTCACAAACATAATTTTAATTGTATCTTTGCAAACTTATAGACTGATAATTATTTTCAGGAGACTTATGGAGAAGACTATTGACGAAAGTAAACAAGGAGAAACTCTTGTTCTAGAACAAAAAACAGAAAATACACGTAAACTATTTATAGAAAGCTACGGTTGTTCTATGAATTTTAGTGATAGTGAAATTGTAGCCTCAATTTTACATAAACAAGGATACAATACCACACAAAATTTAGAAGATGCAGATTTAGTATTAGTAAACACTTGCTCTATTAGAGATAAAGCAGAGTTAACAGTACGCAAACGTCTTGAAAAATATAATGCCGTAAAACGTATTAACCCAAAAATGAAGGTTGGCGTTTTAGGCTGTATGGCTGAACGTCTTAAAAGTAAATTTTTAGAAGAAGAAAAAATTGTAGACCTTGTTGTTGGTCCAGATGCATATAAAGATTTACCCAACTTACTTGCCGAAGTAGAAGATGGTCGCGATGCTATAAATGTTATTCTATCTAAAGAAGAAACTTATGGCGATATTGCTCCTGTAAGATTAAATAGTAATGGCGTTACAGCTTTTGTATCTATTACTAGAGGTTGCGATAATATGTGTACATTTTGTGTTGTACCATTTACTCGCGGAAGAGAACGTAGCCGTGAGCCACAAAGTATACTTGAAGAAATTAATGATTTATGGAATCGAGGCTATAAAGAAATTACGCTTCTAGGACAAAACGTAGACAGTTACTTATGGTACGGAGGCGGACTAAAAAAAGATTTTGATAAGGCAACAGACATGCAAAAAGCTACTGCTGTTAATTTTGCCAAACTATTAGAATTGTGTGCTAAAGAACAACCTAAAATGCGCATTCGCTTTTCAACATCAAACCCTCAAGATTTAACCCTTGATGTTGTTGAAACCATGGCTAAATACAAAAACATTTGTAAACACATACATTTACCCGTGCAAAGTGGTAGTAATCGCATTCTTAAAGAGATGAACCGTTTACATACACGTGAAGAGTATTTTGAGTTAATCGATAATATTCGTCGTATTTTACCTGAGTGTTCTATAAGCCAAGATATGATTACCGGTTTCCCTACAGAAACTGAACAAGACCACCAAGATACGCTTAGCCTTATGGAATATGTAAAATATAATTTTGGGTATATGTTTTATTATTCTGAACGTCCTGGAACTTTGGCTGAACGTAAAATGGAAGACGACATTCCTTTAGAAGTTAAAAAGAAACGTCTAGACGATGTTGTACAACTACA is a window of Formosa sediminum DNA encoding:
- a CDS encoding DUF983 domain-containing protein → MFTKGSKIYSMITGVCPKCHQESMYVSKNPYKLGDVLKMHEQCSHCHTKYKIEPSFFYGAMYVSYAVGIAFAVAAFIISYLFIGTDLVTSFIAIVFTLIVFTPIIMRLSRNIWINMFMSFDKSLLNKTKN
- the porM gene encoding type IX secretion system motor protein PorM/GldM: MAGGNLSARQKMINLMYLIFIAMLALNMSKEVLSAFGLMNEKLVESNQLATARNQALLANLAVKADENPEKFKPLKQKADKIEELGKDFNSYLEGLKTKMTADLDDATDYETMDKGDFLDNHFFQGDNYKPEGEEFLNQIAKFRDGTVAVLESDPKLAPMAADVKKKFSTSPVENRDGIEVDWLEYNYKGYPLVASLTKITQLQSDLKTTNSEVLNNMLAGSLAAEASMTNYTTLLETSKSAYFNGETFDGNIVLGRKDGSTKPNKVELTLDGRPLTEEQYTVEDGKVKLNFGTGSAGEHVIEGKLTFLQDGESVEVPVKSTFATISKPNAATISADKMNVVYRGVANPMTITFAGIADNKVNASAPGLKKGSGNGKYIMNPGSGREVTINVSGVLPDGNKVSDKATFRIKDIPSPTGTIRGESGNVSMQRNSLASATIGAKLDDFDFDLPLKVTSFKIKIPGQPTITVGGTKLNSRAEAALRKAKRGEAVTIFDISAQINGNSSYKLKKVSPILIELSN
- a CDS encoding NAD(P)/FAD-dependent oxidoreductase, whose translation is MKEVDYIIVGCGLAGISFIEEIKRNNGSVLVFDNHSQNSSTVAGGVYNPVVLKRFTSVWKAKEQLAIALPFYQTLEDKLGVKLDYKTSVYRRFLSSEEQNDWFAASDKPNVGEFISTKLIKNTTAAIDAKFGYGEVFDSGRIDTAQLISAYKIYLQKQEELDTSDFQYNTLKIENSGFIYNTVKAKHIVFAEGFGIKKNPFFNILPMVGAKGELLVIHAPDLKMSCILKTSVFLIPLGDDLYKVGATYQWTDKTDETTEAGKTELLDKLKSFLKCDFTVVKHLAGVRPTVKDRRPIVGEHLEHKHMYVLNGLGTRGVLIGPYVAKQLYNVIEHGGNLDPDINITRFY
- a CDS encoding ABC-F family ATP-binding cassette domain-containing protein; this translates as MLNIHNLSISFQGEYLFEEITFKLSQGDRVGLIGKNGAGKSTMLKIISKDLEPDSGQISADKDLKIGFLRQDIDFVLGRTVLEEAYQAFTEIKDLEAKMEYINEQFVTRTDYESESYHQLMVDLNDLQHQYEIIGGYNYQGNTERILQGLGFQREDFEKLTDTFSGGWRMRIELAKLLLQNNDILLLDEPTNHLDIESIIWLEGFLKNYPGAVAIVSHDKMFLDNVTNRTIEISLGRIYDYPKPYSKFLVLRQEIRDQQIASQKNQQKQIEQTEKLIEKFRAKASKATMAQSLIKKLDKIDRIEVDEDDNSVMTLNFPVSVTPGKVVVEANNIVKEYGDKKVLQGVSLHVERDSKIAFVGQNGQGKSTLAKIIVGELKHGGHLKLGHNVQIGYFAQNQAEYLDGNKTVLDTMIDAANEKNRSKVRDILGSFLFRGEEADKYVRVLSGGERNRLALAKLMLQPFNVLVMDEPTNHLDIKSKNVLKEALKRFEGTLLLVSHDRDFLQNLTDKVIEFKDHKIKEYLGDIDFYLEERNVENLREVEKRNVIKDKPKEKTNSYEDQKKLKSLNNRLSKIESQINELEKEIKKLDSELAINYDELAAKPDFFETYNIKKKKLSKLMSEWEMVQEELDEFES
- the porN gene encoding type IX secretion system ring subunit PorN/GldN, with the protein product MNYKSFLLTLCSIFIASASFAQANILNAKSPEEIGLRTDAQKSLDNDKPLEYGYVDDRDLLFSKMVWEKVVLDERVNFPLYYPVDTNNIGSNRRSLYDVLIKAIKQGEIENIYDDSYFTTKRTLGDIQDALVLVDTTDMGYEQYNAEGVVDEQYINKQQISSYDVAEYWIKGLWYFDKRQSELKYRLLGIAPVAPDVNFLNDPNNKELIPLFWIFYPDARQVLHEAKAFNDNNSAVPFSFDHILNSRRFNGYIFKEENVFGDREVTEYIADNALMQLLESDRIKESIRNFELDMWSY